In Clostridia bacterium, one DNA window encodes the following:
- a CDS encoding (d)CMP kinase — protein MKTYKIAIDGPAGVGKSSTAKTVAKKLSFIYVDTGAMYRCVGLYCIKNNLKPEEVVSLRDKINIELKYEDNNQIVFLNNEDVSKQIRTPEVSIYASKVAVIKEVRDKLVLMQKKMGETTSVVMDGRDIGNRVFPDADVKIFLTASCEERAKRRYLELDKKVPYEEILEDIKFRDKNDSTREIDPLCPAHDAVIIDNSDLTMDETVELIYNICLKKVHN, from the coding sequence ATGAAAACTTATAAAATTGCAATAGACGGACCGGCAGGTGTGGGTAAAAGTTCAACTGCTAAAACAGTTGCAAAAAAACTTTCATTTATATATGTAGATACAGGTGCTATGTACCGCTGTGTTGGTCTTTACTGTATAAAAAATAATCTTAAACCCGAAGAAGTTGTTTCTTTGCGTGATAAGATAAACATTGAGTTAAAATATGAAGATAACAATCAGATTGTTTTCCTTAATAATGAAGATGTATCAAAACAAATAAGAACACCAGAGGTTTCTATTTACGCTTCAAAAGTTGCAGTTATAAAGGAAGTAAGGGATAAACTGGTTTTAATGCAAAAGAAAATGGGAGAGACCACAAGCGTTGTAATGGACGGAAGAGATATAGGAAACCGAGTTTTTCCTGATGCAGATGTTAAAATATTTTTAACTGCATCTTGTGAAGAAAGAGCAAAAAGAAGATATTTAGAACTTGATAAAAAAGTTCCGTATGAAGAAATTTTAGAGGATATAAAGTTCAGGGATAAAAATGATTCAACAAGAGAAATCGACCCTCTTTGTCCTGCTCATGATGCAGTTATAATTGACAACAGTGATTTAACCATGGACGAAACTGTTGAACTTATTTATAATATATGTTTAAAGAAAGTACATAATTAA
- a CDS encoding NAD(P)/FAD-dependent oxidoreductase yields MTTDVVVIGGGPAGLMAAGTALKSGKKVIIVEKNNILGKKLLITGKGRCNVTNGADIREFFDFIVRNPRFLYSAFYNFTNLDVMNFFEGYNVPLKEERGKRIFPVSDRSNDILSALKQYTKGAEKIFVKAEKIIVEDNKVTKVKLSDNRIINCNSVVVATGGMSYPLTGSTGDGYNFVKPLGHTITELKPALVPVVLKSRYPKMLEGLSLKNISVNLTDENGKVVYSDFGEMVFTSNGVSGPVILSMSSFVEDSKDYTLSIDLKPALDYEKLEKRILADFSKYNNKNFSNGLFELLPKKIIPVIIELSGINPDTKINQITKEERKNLLNLLKNLTFKVKCKGSIDEAIITDGGVNVKEINPKTMESKLVQGLFFAGEIIDVHGYTGGFNLQIAFSTGYTAGMNC; encoded by the coding sequence ATGACGACAGATGTAGTTGTTATCGGTGGCGGGCCTGCAGGTCTTATGGCAGCAGGAACAGCGTTAAAGTCCGGGAAAAAAGTTATTATAGTAGAAAAAAATAATATCTTAGGTAAAAAATTGCTTATAACAGGCAAAGGCAGATGTAATGTAACCAACGGTGCAGATATTAGAGAATTTTTTGATTTTATTGTAAGAAACCCGCGTTTTCTATACAGCGCATTTTATAATTTTACCAATCTTGATGTTATGAATTTCTTTGAAGGGTATAATGTTCCTTTGAAGGAAGAAAGGGGAAAAAGAATATTCCCTGTGTCTGACCGTTCAAATGATATTTTATCAGCCTTAAAGCAATATACCAAAGGGGCAGAAAAAATATTTGTAAAAGCAGAAAAGATTATAGTAGAAGATAATAAAGTAACAAAAGTTAAACTTTCAGATAACAGAATTATTAACTGTAATAGCGTTGTTGTTGCAACAGGCGGAATGTCATATCCTTTAACAGGAAGTACAGGGGACGGTTATAATTTTGTTAAACCGTTAGGCCATACAATAACCGAATTAAAACCTGCATTGGTTCCTGTTGTTTTAAAAAGCAGATATCCTAAAATGTTGGAAGGTCTTTCTTTAAAAAATATATCAGTTAATCTTACTGACGAAAACGGAAAAGTTGTCTATTCAGATTTTGGAGAAATGGTATTTACATCAAACGGTGTAAGCGGCCCTGTTATTTTGTCTATGTCATCCTTTGTTGAAGACTCAAAAGATTATACATTATCTATTGACCTAAAACCTGCGCTTGACTATGAAAAATTAGAAAAAAGAATACTTGCTGATTTTTCAAAATACAACAATAAAAATTTCTCCAACGGATTATTTGAACTGCTTCCTAAAAAAATAATTCCGGTAATAATAGAATTATCAGGAATAAATCCTGATACAAAAATCAATCAAATAACAAAAGAGGAAAGAAAAAATCTTTTAAATCTTTTAAAGAACCTGACATTTAAAGTAAAATGCAAAGGAAGTATAGATGAAGCCATTATTACTGATGGTGGGGTAAATGTTAAAGAAATCAACCCTAAAACAATGGAATCAAAATTAGTTCAAGGCTTGTTCTTTGCAGGAGAAATAATTGATGTTCATGGGTATACCGGAGGGTTTAATCTTCAGATAGCGTTTTCAACAGGTTATACTGCAGGAATGAATTGTTAA
- a CDS encoding MurR/RpiR family transcriptional regulator, whose protein sequence is MQDLLKTIEARYSTFSKGHKKIADYILNNSDKVAYMTAAKLGETVGVSDSTVVRFATEIGFEGYPEFLKRLKEVISGKLTSIQRIEITSSSFNKEGILESVINSDIDKLKKTLANIDKSTFDNAIKAILNAKTIYIVGVRSSASLAGFLGFYFNLMFDNVKLIHTNSVSEMFEQIINISEDDVIIGISFPRYSRRTLNALQYANKCGSKIIALTDSHMSPLTQVADYSLIARSDMASFADSLVAPLSLINAIIVAIAMSKPEEIADTFKKLENIWDEYEVYDK, encoded by the coding sequence ATGCAGGATTTATTAAAAACAATAGAAGCAAGATATTCTACTTTCAGTAAAGGGCATAAAAAAATCGCCGATTATATTTTAAATAACAGTGATAAAGTTGCATATATGACAGCGGCAAAATTAGGCGAAACAGTCGGCGTAAGTGATTCTACCGTTGTGCGTTTCGCAACCGAAATAGGTTTTGAGGGTTATCCTGAATTTTTAAAAAGATTAAAAGAAGTTATTTCAGGAAAATTAACTTCAATTCAGAGAATAGAGATAACATCTTCTTCCTTTAATAAAGAGGGGATACTCGAGAGCGTTATAAACTCTGATATAGATAAACTGAAAAAAACACTTGCAAATATTGATAAAAGCACTTTCGATAATGCCATTAAAGCAATTCTTAATGCTAAAACAATTTATATAGTAGGTGTAAGAAGTTCTGCTTCTTTGGCAGGGTTTTTAGGCTTTTATTTTAATCTTATGTTTGATAATGTTAAACTTATACATACAAACAGTGTAAGTGAAATGTTTGAACAGATTATAAATATTTCTGAAGACGATGTTATAATTGGAATAAGTTTTCCAAGGTATTCAAGAAGAACTTTAAATGCGCTTCAATATGCAAATAAATGCGGAAGTAAAATTATCGCACTTACAGACAGCCATATGTCTCCTTTAACTCAGGTTGCAGATTATTCATTGATTGCAAGAAGTGATATGGCATCTTTTGCAGATTCATTAGTTGCTCCGCTTAGTCTTATCAATGCAATTATTGTGGCTATTGCTATGAGTAAACCTGAAGAAATAGCAGATACATTTAAGAAACTTGAAAATATATGGGATGAATACGAGGTTTATGACAAATGA
- a CDS encoding DUF896 domain-containing protein — MTDELIKRINFLSKKSKTEGLTDLEKEEQDKLRKEYIRQFRQGMLNTLDNVYVLDKDGNKKKIEKKKN; from the coding sequence ATGACTGATGAACTAATTAAAAGAATAAATTTTCTTTCTAAAAAATCTAAAACTGAGGGTCTTACAGATTTAGAAAAGGAAGAACAGGATAAATTAAGAAAAGAATATATAAGACAGTTTCGTCAAGGAATGCTTAACACTCTTGATAATGTTTATGTTTTAGATAAAGACGGAAATAAAAAGAAAATAGAAAAGAAGAAAAATTAA